The Aspergillus nidulans FGSC A4 chromosome VIII genome contains the following window.
TTCTCCACATCTCAGTGGAAGAACATCTAGGCGGCAAGTATACACCATGGCCTCCGAAGTCGAAAAAGGGGATACCCCCTCGCACGTTGAAATGATGTCAGACATCAAGTCCGGGTCAACAACGCAGATTGACCTCGCGATGGATCCAATCCTCGAACGCAGAGTCATCCGCAAATGCGACCTTCACGTCGTCCCAATTCTAACACTTTTATTCTTattcgccttcctcgacaGAATCAATATCGGGAATGCGCGATTGCTcggcctggaagaagaactcGGTATGGAAGGTCGCCAGTATAACGTTGCTTtgtttgtcttcttcattctgTATATTCTTCTTGAGGTGCCGAGTAATATGGTTCTGAAAAAGATCAAGCCAAGCTGGTGGCTCAGTGGAATCATGGCGGGCTGGGGTATTGTCACAATTTGCCAGGGGGTGACGCAAAGCTTTGGAGGGCTCGTGGCTTGTCGAGTGATTATTGGGGGCCTTGAGGCCGGGTTTATGCCTGGTTTGTCTCTGCCACCTTTCTATACCCCATCCGCTTTAGGCAATAGTGCTGACTTCTGGATAGGAAGCGTATACCTAATCAACATGTATTATCGCCGCCACGAGCTTCAGCGGCGGCtgaacttcttcttcagtgcTAGTATCTTCGCTGGCGCTGTTAGCGGCGTATgactcttctcctccccttTCCTTTACTTCAGCATCAAGCAAAGAAACACTAATACCGACGAGCAGTTCCTCGCCTATGCAATCGCCAACATGGACGGCAACGGCGGCTACAAaggctggcgctggatcttcATTCTGGAAGGCCTAGCAACTGTCGTCATAGCCATAATCGCAAaattcatcatcgtcgactGGCCAGAGTCGGCAACATTcctgaacgaggaagaacgcgCTTGCCTTCTCCGCCGTCTAGCAGAGGACCAGGGCGAGGCGCAAATGAACCGGTTCGACAAGAAGGCCATGAAGAGGACGTTTTCCGATCCGAAGATCTACCTTGGGTACAGACTCCCTTAAACGTTTCTCCTGTTTCATGTTTTGGACAGGACACAGTGATTAATATGCGTGTAGACCCATCATGTATTTCGGCATCGTTAACACCGGCTATGCGGTCTCGTTCTTCACACCCACAATCCTGCAACAGCTCGGCTGGACCTCTATTCGTGCCCAAGTAATGTCCATCCCCATATACGTCGTCGCGATGGTAATCACGCTTTCAACTGCCTGGCTCAGCGACCGCCTGGCCCATCGTTATGCCTTCACACTCGCGGGAGTGCTCATCGCCACAATGGGCTATGTCATGCTCTTGTGTCAAACCTCCATCCCAGTTGGGGCACGCTACTTCGCGCTCTTCGCCATCACTGGCGGCGGATATCTAACTCAGCCAATACTGATGGGCTGGTTGAGCAATAACATGGCTGGCCATTACAAGCAATCCATTGCGTCGGCGATGCAAATTGGGTTCGGGAACTGTGGCGGGTTAGTGGCGAGTAACGTTTTCTTTGATAGTGAGAAGCCTGGGTTCAGAACGGGGTTCGGGGTGAGCCTGGGAATGACATGGGTCTGTGGCGTTTCTTGCGCTGTATTTCTGGCATGTCTTGTTAGAGAGAATAGGGTGAGAAGTCAGGGGAAGAGGGATTGGAGGTTTGgtctggaggaggaagagaagaggaactTGGGGGATGATTATCCTACGTTCCGGTTCACTTATTAGTTTAGGGCAGGTACCGCGATATTCAATTAGTCCTATGGATATGAGCGAGCTCCTGCCAGTTAGGACAGATCGTCAACCTGACAGGTGCCGACTCAGCCCTGACATTGAATAAGATGGTTACGCAGGAAGACTGTAGACATCATATCCTACGGTATAGCAAACCCGGTAACGATGGAATTTCTCTACGACAGCGCCTCCGCACCTTGACCTTGCCTTAGCCTCTCATCTTCCCCCCTCATAGCCCTCTCCCAAACCTTTTGTATCTAGGCAAGATACCATTAgcatatcctcctcctctacCTTCTTACCCATCCGGATCCACGGGTTCACATACATCATAGGTATAAACCCATCCAAATCCTGCTTGCTTCCCCACCTTCTCTCTAACTGTATGCTCTACCGCCTCACCTAGCCCCAAgttcagctcctccatctcaatTTCAGACTTCTTGAACCTATCAAGGACCCTGTACAAGGATCTGTAGTGCGGCGAGCGGACACGGTTGTACAGATTGAGGGCGCAAGAGAGATTGTGGTTCCGGCTGTTTGCCTATAATCCGCGCGAGAGAGGGTGTAGCTGTCTTCGATGGCGAAGGCAGCACCTGCACCTGTTGCATAGATAAGTTATGGTTAATCCGTGTAAATATGTTTCGAGGAGGGATTTAGGAAAAAGCGGCGATGGACTGGGTATGAGGGTCACCAAGGGCGCCGGTTAGTACTGACTGAGAAGCAAAGGGGGACATATATCACCGATatggcgatgaagagctGGGGGCTGGCTGGACATAAGATGGGAAGCATCCCCAATCAGGGCAATAAGCCCCTTAGGTACAATGGATTCTATTCGTGCCCTTTCGTAGAGCGGAACCGCTGGGTGTCCGTTGCATAGCTGAGGGTTTCCTGGACAAGGGGCCCAAAATCCTGATTCGTGTTAGCCAACTGCCTTCAGAAAGACGTTTATGATATGCTATGCCGGATGAGACGCAGTGTGTACCCTCCACGGCCTCATAAACTCCTCCCTGTCCGCCACTCTCTCACCCCAAGTGTTGTGCTCTGGTTCCGGCGCCCCAGCTTTACAGGTAAGCTCAGACAGCCCAGGCCTCACACTACATGTATAAACCCAGACCTTTGATCCATAACGTCAGCGTCAGGGAACCCATAAATAGTGAGCAAAATCTCAGCGGGAATAAAGCCACGTAGGCTGTTTTCTCTGTATAGAGCAGCTTGTGCTCCGGCAATGCGAATTGGCGGACACTGGAGTGGATCCATCCGCGCCGATGAGCAAGTCGACTGTGCCGGTGTGGTTGTTTGAGAAGTGAAGGTTAGGGGTAGAGAGCCTGTGAGGTTTGAGTATGACCCCTGAGAACTCTCGGTGATCTGGACGAGTCTGTGATTGAGGCAGAGTGACCTTGACGTTTGCGAGTAGGGCTTTCTGTAGGACTGAGCGGAGGGCGCGTGCATGGAGGTGGTGCGGTGGTGTATCTGCGCTCAAGCCGCCCATACCGCTTCATCACAGGCTTCTCCTCACTACAGGAAATAAATTCTGTCCCAGACTAATAAGCAACCCTCCTGTCCTCCCGTTTGGATGCTGCACGGCATGTGCCTCTTTGTCCCTAAAGATCCCCTCTGGTCGTATATCCTTCGGCGCCCCCAGGACATCAAGCATGCGCCACGTGTTGAGTTGAGTGCTGAGGTCTGTGCCAATTTCCTGCAGGACGGATATCTTTTCGTATATTGTCACGGAAGCGGATGACAGGGTTTGTTGGAGGGATATTGCGGTGTTGAGGCCTGTAGGACCGGCGCTTTATTGCGATGCCGAGGCTTGCTCTGTCTTCAGGTATTGCTTTTCCTGGGTGTGACTTGCTTGGACGTATTATGAAAGGTTGAAGCAGATGGAAAGGAAGTGTAAGTATTCATGGAGTAGATCGATGGTTAGAGGTGAAAGTGAGGGTTGTTGTCGCGCAATGGGGTTATTGATCTTCGTACAACTATTGCGAGCATTTTATACTGATACGTGTACAGGACATTCACCATAAAGAAGTAGCGTGAGAAAAGCCCTAGAAATATTCCTTGTAAAGACGGCACTGCTCCTGGACAGACCCAGTCTCGTAGTCGAGACCATTGGGTCAGTCAAACTTTGGCACGCGCTCGAAGAAGCAATGTTCCTATGTAGGAATCGGTGAAGAAACGTTAAATCAGGAAGAAGGATAGACATATATGTAAGTCCTGTCCGACCAGAGTATTGCAAGGTGACAAAGCGCTGTAGAGCAACTGATAATACTCATTCATCCGCTAGGAGACAATATTCGTACTATTATTTGATATACATAATCGTGGcacctccatcctcaacattACTTGCGGCACGCTTTACTCCTTGTGGGTAGTAGTCACCTCCTGCTTTTCAGACCCAATGAGCTCTTCACCACGGGTGACGTGGTTGGCTCCACCAAACAGAGcatcaatctcttccagAGGCACCTGCTTGGTCTCGGGTATaaaaaagaagacgaacacCGCAAGCAGGAAGTTGATGCCCGCAAACATGTAAAATGCGTAGAATCCGCAGTTGTCCAGGAAGATAGGGAAGAACTGCTGGAAGATGGCGTTTGCGACATTCTGGGTTTGAGAGGCCATACCGACAGCCTGGGCTCGGACGTTCATGGAGAAGATCTCGGATGTCCAGATCCATACTGTTGCACCCCAAGAGGGTTTGTCTAGACGGATGTTATTAGTTGGTGGGTGACGGGAAGAGCTTAGCGTACTTACAGAAGAATATGAACAAGAAGAGTAGAAACACGATCGATATGCCAACGGGCGTGCTCTTTGTATCGTTGGGCGATGGTGTCTCGGTTTCGACGGCAGACACGATGATCATGCAAATGCCCATACCGATGCCTCCGACAATCAGCAAGAATTTGCGTCCAAACCGGTCGATAATCCACACAGCATTGAGGGTAAAGAGGATTCCGAAAGTCGCGTTGAGGGCGTTGATGAGAGCAATCTGGCTTGAGCTAGGGAAGACCTTCTGGTAGATCTTGGTCGAGTAAGAGTTCAGACTTCCCTGGCCGGTGACCTGCTGGCCAGCATTGATAATCAAGGCTAGTACCATACGCTTGCGCAGAGACTTATCcttccagagagcagagTAGTTGCTAGAGatggcttccttctcatacTCAAGAGCTTCACGGATTCGCAAAAGTTCATCCTCCACCTCTTGGTCGGTTTCTCGAACCCTTGCAAGCGCTGCACGAGCCTTCTCGATATTGTTGCCACGCTGAATGTACCTGTTTCATGTCAGTGAGAACTATATACCGCGGCTAAGAACCTTACCATCGTGGGCTTCCGGGAATAGTCGGCAGCAAAACAAGAATTAAGCTTGGaacaagaagctgaaagaTCACGACCATTTTCCAATCCCATTCACCGAGGTTTTCCTTGTGGTTGGTGCATCCATAGTTCACccagaagcagatgaaagAACCCACTGAGTAGAACATTTGCCAGAACGTCATGATCTTCCCACGAATCTCCGGAGGGGCAAGTTCGCCGATATAAATCGGaccagacgctgaagagtaTCGTCAGTTTGAATTTGGGAGTGTAAAGTCCAAAGGGTGACTTACTCAATGCGATACCCTGGCCAACACCGATAATGGTACGTCCAGCAATGAAACACCCGAGGTTGTGCCGAGGAGCCCAGGTCTGCATGAATGTAGATGCGATGACGAGAACGCAGCCGATGCCCATGCCCATTTTACGACCCAGATAGTCGGCACATGGACCGCCCAGAAAGAATCCTCCAAAAATGGCACCCACAGTATAGGCAGTGTTGACGGCGCCGATCAGGTTTGCGTCCGGATCGTCAAAGTATGCGACCCAGTTGTCGGAACCTTGGACGGAATTGTATACAGAGGCATCGTAACCGTAAAGCACCATGCATGAGGCCGCGACAAGAGAAATATACCTAAGATTCTATCGTCAGCTTTGATCAGTACGCAAGGATTCGAGACAAACCAGTTGTAAGCTCTCTTGGAGCCAAGAAAGTTAAATCCCATCCCGATGCTTATTTGCAGGCCTCAGCTGCTTGACCAACAAGTTCAGAGAGAGGAAATGTGGCCGATGCTTAAGTATCTGCCCAGAGCAGCCCAGGAAGACTAAGAGATGAGCTGAGCGCTTGAACAGTTCGAAAATTTGGTGGCACTGGGCTGGTATATATAGAGTACGCAAACCAGGACGGGAACAAGAAACCCCAGCAGTAAGATCCAGCAGTTAGATTAACCATTCGAATAGCTGCATCCCCGGACCGCGATAAGAGACTCCCACGGGGAAGTCTCATGGTGGGACCAGTATCGCCTGAACAAGCCTCTCCAGGCCAGCTCCAAGCTTCCATATGCCCTAGTGGCAGGCTAGCCGGTTACTGGCCAACCGGGAGCTGTGATGAAGCCTGCTTCAGGTGTTCCGACTGGGGCCCGGGGAAGTCTGGGGTTGACATTCGAGGAATATCTCCGCGGGGCCATGTGGTTATTGATTTCTGTTTCCACGAATCATTAGCTGGAATTCAAGTAGAGGAATCAAAAATGCTCCACCAATCCTTGAATCTGGCATATCAGCCCACTCATATCAGCCTGAATTAGTCCGTCTCAGTCGGTGAGATGCACGAATGAAGTAGCTAGTCCTTCTGTAGGGCCGGGTGGAGAGTCGGTCTGTGTAGGCTAGAGTCTGGACTCGGGGATTGGCACTTTCAAGTTCTGGGGGTGGGGGTAGGCTGGGTGGAGGCATCCATTCCCTACTTCAATGCAGGTCACGAGACGAAGCACATGCCATACCACGGAAGTCCTTCTTTCATCCCCCGgctctcttcctctgaatCAGACCCTATGCCCCAGAGATTCCCTACATTGATCGAAGAGCGAGCGCCAATCCCGTGATCTGATAATCTCCATCGATTGTCAACCAATACTAAGGTACAGTGTTATACGTTCAAATTCTGCTGCGCGACGTATGGATTCGCCCGTTCTGGGCATACCTTCTACAAGTGTCTACCTCCAGAGGTCTTGCGCTTTACCTGATATTTATACCCAGTGGTCAGATGTGCGCTACCTCGAGTGAATTGACTGTAGCCCTTCCAGGTCCTTTTCGATggcctcttccgcctcaatTCCCTCGGGGCGCAGAGATGGACCTTATGGTGGCAGAACACAGGCCAATTGACACAGTCAATAGCCGTTACCCATTTAACATTGTTGATTAGGTTAATCTCTGGCCCATACAATGCAGCTTGTCTGCCCGAGGACACTAGACGGTTGGTCACTCCTGACTGCCAATGGCGGACTTTAAAGAAGATGTTCTCTCAGTTAATCTACCCTTTCAGGGGTTGGTAACGGAGGAGCGTTGCTGAAGATGTTCTGATACCGACCTAGGGAGTCCTCCGCAAAAAGCACATACTTAAAAGCTTCATTCTGCGCGGTGTCAATCCTTCGCTCAAGATCAAACAGCGGTCTTTGCCTGAAGACTAAGACAAACCGAACCCAGTATCAGTACGTTTGTGAGGCTGGCAATCATGAAGTGGCACCTAAGTTTGCTCTCCCTTTCGTGCTTCTTACTACCTGCCTATGCCCACAAGAAATACAACTTTAACCAAAATTGGAGGTCTATGTCGGTGACCCTGAGGGGGCGGAAATACCTTCCTTTGATGGTGGTGTTGGAAAGAAGTTACCACACTGTACGCTTAaaacgaagatgatgcaTTCCGCGCGAGCATTGCGAATTTGTCCACTTGGATTGCGTGGTATCGGAAACATTTTGAACTACCGAGTACGTCCAGAGGAGATAAAGTATTTTCCGAGTTTGAAGGCATTCGTCACGCCGGCGAGTTTTATCTCAACGACAAATGGATTGGTCGAAGTGAGAATGGAGTAATAGCTTTCGGGTTCGACATCACAAACACCGTAAATACAACGATACCAATGTCATAGCTGCACGCATCGACAATGATTGGGCGTATCGTGAAATCGAAACAATTACCCCTTATCAGTGGAATGACAGAAACTTCTATGCCAACTATGGAGGGATCAACAAGAATGTCTTTTTTGCAAGTCACCGACAAAATGTATCAGACCCTTCCGCTGTATTCGAACCTGAATACCACTGGGGTTACGTTCATGCGCAGGATATTGACATAGCAGACAAGTCCGCTACTGTCACAGCGGAGGCCGAGGTGCAGAATGAGTACAAAACACCAAAGACTTTCAGCTTTCGGGTTGAAATCGACAACTTGGAAGGCAAACGCATTGCTCTTATTTAAGGGGACTCTTATACCCTTAAAGCAAATGAAACCAAGGTCATCCATGCCTCAGCCGGTCTCCGAGATCTTGAGTTCTGGAGCTGGGGTTACGGTTATCTATAGAGAGTTCATACCTCCCTTATTTCGGATGGTAAGACCATTTGACACAGTAACCACGCTCACAGGCTTTCGCAAGACCGAGTTCAAAAATAGCATGTTTAAGCTTAACGACCGTGCGTTGCATCTCAAGGGCTACGCACAGCGAAGCACAAACGAATGACCAGCACTAGGCTCCGCAGTTCCTCCATGGCTGTCAAGTTTCTCTAATGAGCTGGTCCTTTCCAGCAATGGCGATTTGATCCGCTGGATGCACGTCACTCCTTGGAAGCAAGATGTTGAATCATTTAGACCGTCTGGGTATTCTTCAGGCCTTACCGGCGTGAGACTTCGAGTCGGAtagagatggaagaagatgggaaATGCGCGTGAGCTCATGCGCGATGCAATAATTTACAATCGCAAAAACCCAAGTGTGGTCTTCTTTGAGGCCGGAAATGCCGGATCTCCGAAGAACACATgaaagagatgaaggagctAAGAGATACCTTCGATCCACATGGTGGACGAGCCGCGGGTTACGAGAGATGCTAGATAGCGAGGTAGCTGAGTATGGGGGCGAGATGCTGTATATCAACAAGGATTCGCGTAATCCATTCTGGCAGATGGAGTACAGTCGGGACGAGGGTTTGCGCAAGTATGGGATGATTATTCCCCACCGTACCATTTGGATGGGGATGGGCCACTTTACAATGGCGAGGATGCCAGCAGTTACAACCGCAATCAAGACTCCATGCCATTGAGGACGTTGAGAGGTGGTCCGATTACTATGAGCAGCAACCTGGGACTGGAACTAGGGTTAATTCTGGCGGAGTGAATATCATCTTCTCGGATTCCAATACTCACCACAGAGGAGCGGAGAATTACCGTCGCTCTGGCGAGGTTGACCCCGTCCAATTGCCAAAGGACAGTTGGTATGCCCATCAGGTGATGTGGGACAACTGAGTCGATATCGAAAAAATAAGCGGACATATCATTGGACATTGGAACTCTCAATCACCAAGGACATTTTCGTCGTCTCCACGGCAGAAAGAGTTGAGCTGACCAACTTCTTGGGCTGGGGGGAGCAGAGCAGCAGGTTCCTTTACACATTCTCCAACGTCACTTGGAAGGCCGGTTCGCCCAAGGCCTTTGGATACTCCAAGGGCGAAGAAAGAAGTTCTTCTcgacaaaaaaaaagaccagcGGTGCTCCTTCCAGTATTCGGCTTGCTTCCCGGACAGCACCTAATGTGTTCGTCGCCAACGGAGCAGATATCGCACTTGTTGACGTGTAAGtcgttgatgaagacggtCAACGGGTCCCCATCTCTCTAAATGAAATCGACTTTACCCTCTCTGGTGCGGCAACTTTGGCGTGGCGGTATTGCTCAAGGCCCTAATAATTACATTTTTACAAAAACACTTCCCGTCGAAAATAGTATCAACCGCGTGCTATGACGCTCAATCACACAGGCGGGCAAAGTGATTCTACGTGCCGCATATGAGGGACTCAAGTCAGCCTCGATCACACTCACTACCAAGCCCATCTCTGTTGAGAGCGGCCTGAGCACATTCATCCCAGTGAAGGACCTGCAGCCTCACCTCTCACGCGGATCCACGCCAGCTGGAGAGTCCTAAGTAGTCTCACGTCGGGCAGTGGAAGTCCTCAACGTGACAGCTGGCTTGCCGAGAGTAACTCAACGGCCTCCACAGGCAACAACGAAGAGACTACATGGCGAAGCGACTCGGATCAGGACACTGCTTGGATCGAATATTCTTGGGAAGAACCACTTAATGTGTCTCAGCTTGTTATGAAGCAGCGCAGCTTTCGTACCGAGAGATACCCTATCAAAGTCAGCGTGGGTGACACGATCGATTTCGAGGGTACGACTCCCACTTCGCTTGGGTACGTGACGCTTGATCTTAATGCGACAATAGGTGAAAGTCTGAAGGTGGCCATGGATGAAAACGACGACCTAGGGGTTATTGAAGCAGAGATCTACACTCCGGCTTAAGGCCACACCTATACTTTTTCTCATCAGCGGACTCCAAGGCTCATACGCTTTCTGATTGGTTCAGATGAGACTAGGAAATATTCTTTGTGGTCCACTCTATTGTACTTCCTTCTTGCATGGGCATTAGGTAACCAGAAGTGAGGTACTTGCTGATCAGTATTGTCCTTAGCACCAAAATACCATGCTATTTTCTGCTTAGCCGGATTAAAGACTCAGATAAGGTAATTAtatattaaaaaaaaaaaaaaaaaaaagaagtatCACGTGATTACGCGACTATCCTGACGCGATCCATCACGCCTCGTTCGCCCAAGATCAGCTATCTTGTATGATATTATCTCCATCATTTGCACCTCTATGAGGGTGTCTTCCGAATCTGGACATCTGTACCACTATAAATCACGAGAATATAACCAGTTCTACCCTGGAATACAAAACACCCCGCCCCATCATGCCCCGCACTTATGGGAAGTCCAAGggcaaagcaaagcaaacgCGCCTTGCATTTGTGCCGGCAGAATTTACATCAGAGCGCAACGATGAATGGGGCAGCTTCAGTACGAGTCGTAATGCGAAGATTCGCTATACTAAACCGTCTCTGGGGATATTGCGAAGTGGCCGCTCGACATCAAGCAGAGAGAATAGTTCGACGCCGAACCCGTTTGTGAACGTTGAGCGGGGACTTTCGCCTAAGGATGCGGAGTATGCCTCGCAGAAGAGTGAGCGCAGAAAAAATGAAAAGAGTATTTGTCTATCTCTGTGCTTTCTTGGTCTATGCGTAGCTAATGAAGTGGGTTGAACTATAGGTTTAACCTCGAACAACGCCGCTGTCACTTCTGCCGCTTCCTCTCCCCCTTCTGTTACACAAGacgatgatagtgatgacTATTCGGAGATCGTACACAGTGTACGCAAGAATACGAGGAATCGGGGCTTGAAGCCGCATAATGACGAATCTTTGGAGCTTGCCCCGGCGACTCAGGATAGCGATAGCGATATGAAGGTTATACGCAGcgcaaggaagaaaaaagggGGTAGAAGCACGGAGAGAGGGAACACTTCAGATCGAAGCCCTGCTACTCAATGCAGCGATAGCGAATTGGAAGTTATACATAGTGCAAGGAAGCCTACGCGAAACAGAAGTCTGAAGCGTAAGAGGATAGACCCCTCGGAGCCCGAAGATTGCCATGTTTCAGATGAAAGTGAAGCTGAGGAGCCAATTTCTCGGCCTCGCCGGAAACTCAGGCGCGGCGGAGCTCCCCAGCTGATTCTCGTTGATGAGTCAGATGGGCAACAGGAGGTCCGCGGCGGTGCTTCAGAATCACCAAGCATACCTCGCACGCCGCGACGCAATTTGTCTCAGGATCGACTTGATATAGAGGAGGACCTTGAAGATCTACAAGACTCAGGTATCGCCCATCTGTTCATGCTTTGAAGATAGGTCTAATATCTTGCAGTTCTGAAGGCGTCGCGCACAAGAGGAAACGTCGCGAATTCAGCAAGAGCCAAAAGACAGCAATACCTAGAAGCTCTTCGGCGCCGAAGGGCTGGCAaaaaggatgaagataaAGATCAGTTATCGCCGCATCCAGAAGCTTCCGATTGGGAGAGAAGCGATGAcgaaggtgaaggtgaaAAGGAGACCACAGTCAAGCAGCCTCAGTTCCGGATATGGGCGAACGAAAGCGAAAGCAGCGATGTTGAATCCACCATCGGCGCTAATGAAGACCTAGACCGCTACGAGGATGACTTCGTGttagaagacgaagacgataaACTCGGAGTTCCCAGCGGGCTGGAGGACATGCCAATCGAGTTTTCGCGTCATGCTTACAAGCAGCTGAAGGACTACTTCCAAGACGCCGTCGAATGGATGGTGCATAATCAGCTAAATCCTGCGTTCCCTCGATTCGATCCGGTTTTCAAGGTGGCTTTCGACAAGCTCGAAGCTGAAGTCCGTGGACGTACCGGCTCACAGCTAGTCTCATCTGTCTGGAACGCAGACTTCCGCCGGGCACTCTTAGCACGACCGCATATTGAAGTCACCACATACCCAATTGATCTCTGTCACCCCTGTGATGCATGCAATCGTTCCGGGCACCCTGCTTCTTTCGACATGAAACTCTATGGCAAAGCATACTCCCTGGACACCTTGGAGCCGCTAGCCGACGCCGAAAGCGACGAAGAGCAGTCGGACaatgaggacgatgagcagGAGCGTGACCGCGATGGCTATATCTTACCAGACGAAGATACGCGTTTTTACCTGGGAAGGTTCGTTTCCTTTACTTTTCTTGTAGAGAGCGAATCATTTTGACCATTCTCAGACATTGTAAGAAGAACGCGGCCCTGGCACATACATTGACCCACTGGCGCTTTCACCTCAACGAATGGGTGGTCGAGCACCTCCGTACAACTGGCTACTTTTCAGAAGAAAAAATCCTTAAACGTAGCCAGTacagccagaagaagaagaacaagcacgCAGCAAAGGCTCTGAATAAGATGATCGAGTCCGGTGAGATTAAGAAGCTTTGGCGTGACTTTCATATCAACCTTAGGGCTGCGAGGGAATCGACGGTCTGATTCACGCTTGGGCCGATATGTCCTCCCTCTACCTTCTTCTGTTCGTACCGCATATGAGTTTCTTCAGAAGTGCATCTTCTGGCCATTTACATGCATATCAGGTTTCTTTATGGATGGTTCTCGATACGATTTCGCCCGATGACACCTTCATTTGcctgttttctttctctttttcttttttttttttttgtgcttcttcttttcaggGTTATATATGGCCCATGTATCATGCTTTACTCTGCTTAGCTTGATACCCTAGCCGCTTCCTATTACATGTTACATGTTATGTTTCATCCCTTATTTTGTCACTCAAGCGAACCAGAATTCTCCAATCTGGCGCTGCAGTTACTTATTTTCAATGGCATGACGTGAATAAGACGATCTCTAAATCAATACTTACGATGGCGCAGCAGCTATAAACTGACAGTACCAGGCAATGCTACCCAGCTGTATAATGCCTGAATTCAAGGTTTCATTTCCGAAACAACTTATTATATTGGCTTCTTGATGTCAAACCCAGGATCTATAGCTATTACAGTTGAATACCTGCCCATTTGTGTCTATATCCTGCACAAGGCTTCTTAGAGCTCTTATTAATCCGAGCAGGATCACGCTTGAGACTGGCAATCACTGGCCTGACTGGTCAGTTCAACTAAGGATAAGTTACTATATGTACTACACTAGAAAGGTCT
Protein-coding sequences here:
- a CDS encoding uncharacterized protein (transcript_id=CADANIAT00001519), whose translation is MASEVEKGDTPSHVEMMSDIKSGSTTQIDLAMDPILERRVIRKCDLHVVPILTLLFLFAFLDRINIGNARLLGLEEELGMEGRQYNVALFVFFILYILLEVPSNMVLKKIKPSWWLSGIMAGWGIVTICQGVTQSFGGLVACRVIIGGLEAGFMPGSVYLINMYYRRHELQRRLNFFFSASIFAGAVSGFLAYAIANMDGNGGYKGWRWIFILEGLATVVIAIIAKFIIVDWPESATFLNEEERACLLRRLAEDQGEAQMNRFDKKAMKRTFSDPKIYLGPIMYFGIVNTGYAVSFFTPTILQQLGWTSIRAQVMSIPIYVVAMVITLSTAWLSDRLAHRYAFTLAGVLIATMGYVMLLCQTSIPVGARYFALFAITGGGYLTQPILMGWLSNNMAGHYKQSIASAMQIGFGNCGGLVASNVFFDSEKPGFRTGFGVSLGMTWVCGVSCAVFLACLVRENRVRSQGKRDWRFGLEEEEKRNLGDDYPTFRFTY
- a CDS encoding putative MFS sugar transporter (transcript_id=CADANIAT00001520); its protein translation is MVLYGYDASVYNSVQGSDNWVAYFDDPDANLIGAVNTAYTVGAIFGGFFLGGPCADYLGRKMGMGIGCVLVIASTFMQTWAPRHNLGCFIAGRTIIGVGQGIALTSGPIYIGELAPPEIRGKIMTFWQMFYSVGSFICFWVNYGCTNHKENLGEWDWKMVVIFQLLVPSLILVLLPTIPGSPRWYIQRGNNIEKARAALARVRETDQEVEDELLRIREALEYEKEAISSNYSALWKDKSLRKRMVLALIINAGQQVTGQGSLNSYSTKIYQKVFPSSSQIALINALNATFGILFTLNAVWIIDRFGRKFLLIVGGIGMGICMIIVSAVETETPSPNDTKSTPVGISIVFLLFLFIFFYKPSWGATVWIWTSEIFSMNVRAQAVGMASQTQNVANAIFQQFFPIFLDNCGFYAFYMFAGINFLLAVFVFFFIPETKQVPLEEIDALFGGANHVTRGEELIGSEKQEVTTTHKE
- a CDS encoding uncharacterized protein (transcript_id=CADANIAT00001521), producing the protein MKWHLSLLSLSCFLLPAYAHKKYNFNQNWRSIGDKVFSEFEGIRHAGEFYLNDKWIGRTARIDNDWAYREIETITPYQWNDRNFYANYGGINKNVFFASHRQNVSDPSAVFEPEYHWGYVHAQDIDIADKSATVTAEAEVQNEYKTPKTFSFRVEIDNLEGKRIALI
- a CDS encoding uncharacterized protein (transcript_id=CADANIAT00001522) produces the protein MPDLRRTHERDEGAKRYLRSTWWTSRGLREMLDSEVAEYGGEMLYINKDSRNPFWQMEYSRDEGLRKLHAIEDVERWSDYYEQQPGTGTRVNSGGVNIIFSDSNTHHRGAENYRRSGEVDPVQLPKDSCIRLASRTAPNVFVANGADIALVDVEGPAASPLTRIHASWRVLSSLTSGSGSPQRDSWLAESNSTASTGNNEETTWRSDSDQDTAWIEYSWEEPLNVSQLVMKQRSFRTERYPIKVSVGDTIDFEGESLKVAMDENDDLGVIEAEIYTPA
- a CDS encoding uncharacterized protein (transcript_id=CADANIAT00001523), whose amino-acid sequence is MPRTYGKSKGKAKQTRLAFVPAEFTSERNDEWGSFSTSRNAKIRYTKPSLGILRSGRSTSSRENSSTPNPFVNVERGLSPKDAEYASQKSLTSNNAAVTSAASSPPSVTQDDDSDDYSEIVHSVRKNTRNRGLKPHNDESLELAPATQDSDSDMKVIRSARKKKGGRSTERGNTSDRSPATQCSDSELEVIHSARKPTRNRSLKRKRIDPSEPEDCHVSDESEAEEPISRPRRKLRRGGAPQLILVDESDGQQEVRGGASESPSIPRTPRRNLSQDRLDIEEDLEDLQDSVLKASRTRGNVANSARAKRQQYLEALRRRRAGKKDEDKDQLSPHPEASDWERSDDEGEGEKETTVKQPQFRIWANESESSDVESTIGANEDLDRYEDDFVLEDEDDKLGVPSGLEDMPIEFSRHAYKQLKDYFQDAVEWMVHNQLNPAFPRFDPVFKVAFDKLEAEVRGRTGSQLVSSVWNADFRRALLARPHIEVTTYPIDLCHPCDACNRSGHPASFDMKLYGKAYSLDTLEPLADAESDEEQSDNEDDEQERDRDGYILPDEDTRFYLGRHCKKNAALAHTLTHWRFHLNEWVVEHLRTTGYFSEEKILKRSQYSQKKKNKHAAKALNKMIESGEIKKLWRDFHINLRAARESTV